One cyanobiont of Ornithocercus magnificus DNA segment encodes these proteins:
- a CDS encoding phosphoribosylformylglycinamidine cyclo-ligase, whose product MDYKSAGVDVVAGRAFIDRIRPVVEATRQAGVIGSFGGFGGLMQLPNGLRRPVLVSGTDGVGTKLELAQRHDSHYSVGIDLVAMCINDVITSGAQPLFFLDYIATGLFEPEKIARTIEGIAAACVKSGCALLGGETAEMPGFYPPGRYDLAGFCVGVVEEEQLIDGHLAADGDCIIGIGSSGVHSNGFSLIRQIIESVGADYNSCFGSGDLPLFETLLKPTEVYWRVVERMLQTKLPIHGMAHITGGGLPENLPRCLPQGLYPALDIASWPRPEIFNWLQQHGQVPERDLWHTFNMGIGFCLVLPSGATAGEAIAICQEFDLPAWSIGSIRSIGRSGYIAGLPN is encoded by the coding sequence CATCGGCAGCTTTGGCGGCTTTGGCGGCTTAATGCAGTTACCAAATGGATTGAGACGTCCAGTGCTGGTTTCAGGCACTGACGGAGTCGGCACAAAGCTAGAACTAGCTCAAAGACATGACAGCCACTACAGCGTAGGAATTGATCTAGTAGCTATGTGCATAAACGATGTTATTACTAGCGGTGCTCAACCATTATTCTTCCTCGACTATATTGCTACAGGTCTGTTTGAGCCGGAGAAGATAGCACGCACTATAGAGGGCATCGCAGCGGCGTGTGTAAAAAGTGGGTGCGCGTTACTTGGTGGAGAGACCGCAGAAATGCCGGGTTTTTATCCACCGGGTCGCTATGACCTGGCAGGGTTTTGTGTTGGAGTGGTTGAAGAAGAGCAGCTAATTGATGGCCACTTAGCTGCGGATGGCGACTGTATTATTGGCATTGGCAGTAGCGGTGTACACAGCAACGGTTTTAGCCTAATACGCCAAATTATCGAAAGTGTAGGAGCAGACTATAATAGTTGTTTTGGTTCTGGAGATCTGCCACTGTTCGAGACACTTCTCAAGCCTACCGAGGTATACTGGAGGGTTGTGGAGAGGATGTTGCAGACCAAACTGCCCATCCATGGAATGGCTCATATCACCGGCGGAGGTTTGCCCGAAAACCTTCCTCGTTGTCTCCCTCAGGGTCTCTATCCAGCATTGGATATAGCTAGCTGGCCAAGGCCTGAGATCTTTAACTGGCTACAGCAGCATGGTCAGGTGCCGGAACGTGATCTGTGGCATACCTTCAACATGGGCATCGGTTTCTGCCTGGTATTGCCTTCGGGCGCAACTGCTGGGGAAGCTATTGCCATCTGCCAGGAGTTTGATCTGCCAGCCTGGAGCATTGGCAGTATCCGTAGCATTGGCAGGAGTGGATATATTGCAGGACTCCCAAACTGA
- a CDS encoding histidine phosphotransferase, translating to MPYERSQRTTRRRSSAGPVPPRRLNGNRHEHGNEHRQGEPRPTFLALRDHGKVYVADMPHLSDGQLSHIGKEAEEVLESLERRILELEEGGVGSGTERDTLIKACTKRHVTRRFIRAIEEEREQRRNNPALRHAAGESLPRTFLEVARHRLPGATFDSLLQEALAACGDQDISSETSTTEAQPTHDSSPTPESATDPSGLPVVVSPDPQVHGTS from the coding sequence ATGCCCTACGAACGGTCCCAGCGCACCACTCGCCGTCGCAGTTCAGCCGGTCCTGTGCCACCACGCCGTCTCAACGGTAACCGCCACGAGCATGGCAATGAGCATCGTCAGGGCGAGCCACGCCCAACGTTCTTGGCACTACGGGATCACGGAAAAGTCTACGTTGCTGATATGCCGCATCTCTCTGATGGTCAGCTATCTCATATTGGCAAGGAAGCAGAAGAGGTGCTCGAGAGTTTGGAGCGTCGGATCTTGGAGCTTGAAGAGGGCGGTGTTGGATCGGGAACAGAGCGTGACACCTTGATTAAAGCTTGCACTAAGCGGCACGTGACCCGTCGCTTTATAAGAGCGATTGAGGAAGAGCGAGAGCAGCGTCGCAACAATCCAGCCCTACGTCACGCTGCCGGCGAATCTTTGCCTAGAACTTTTCTAGAGGTTGCTCGGCACCGCCTACCAGGAGCAACGTTTGACTCACTACTTCAAGAAGCACTGGCAGCCTGCGGAGACCAAGATATCTCCAGTGAAACATCTACTACTGAGGCCCAGCCAACCCATGATTCTTCTCCCACTCCTGAATCTGCAACAGATCCCTCAGGATTACCGGTAGTGGTTAGCCCTGATCCACAAGTTCACGGTACTTCCTAA
- a CDS encoding oxidoreductase, which produces MAFNDGVCVTEMGFGTWAWGNQLLWGYNPTTDDDALAATFLQAVDGGLQFIDTADSYGTGRLNGRSENLLGRFLGMLSPEHLRSLTVATKLAPFPWRLGRRGFDRAFQASQNRLCGHLKRIQLHWSTARYAPWQEDPLVDGLADLVMAGAVQELGVSNVGPRRLRQIHDRLERSGVKLKSLQVQLSLLAPDPLKILVPICRELNIDLIAYSPLSLGVLTVGPGKEENFLKRARMTSLRRRLFYRLLPGSLELRRAMIQIAEGQDASMAEVALNWCRAHGACPIPGIRQPEQARHAVSALNWQLDNQERARLDRLSQDCAVQMPANPFQSS; this is translated from the coding sequence ATGGCGTTCAACGACGGAGTATGTGTGACAGAGATGGGTTTCGGAACATGGGCCTGGGGTAATCAGCTGCTCTGGGGGTACAACCCGACAACAGATGATGATGCTCTTGCGGCAACATTCCTTCAGGCTGTTGATGGCGGTCTTCAGTTCATCGATACTGCTGATTCCTACGGCACTGGCCGTCTTAATGGCCGCAGCGAGAACCTACTAGGCCGATTTCTTGGGATGTTGTCGCCCGAGCATCTACGCTCGCTGACCGTCGCCACCAAACTGGCCCCGTTTCCCTGGCGTTTGGGCCGTCGTGGATTTGATCGGGCATTCCAAGCTAGTCAAAACCGTCTATGTGGTCACCTCAAGAGAATCCAGCTACATTGGAGCACGGCACGCTATGCACCATGGCAAGAAGACCCGCTAGTTGACGGTTTAGCTGATCTCGTCATGGCTGGAGCAGTGCAAGAGCTTGGTGTCTCAAATGTGGGCCCAAGACGTTTGCGTCAGATTCATGATCGCCTTGAGCGGAGTGGAGTAAAGCTAAAAAGTCTCCAAGTCCAACTTTCCCTTCTCGCACCAGACCCTCTCAAAATACTGGTGCCAATCTGCCGTGAGCTGAACATTGATCTAATTGCTTATAGTCCACTTTCGCTTGGTGTTCTGACTGTAGGACCTGGCAAGGAGGAGAATTTTTTAAAGCGTGCCCGCATGACATCTCTAAGACGTCGACTCTTCTATCGCCTTCTACCTGGAAGTCTAGAACTTCGTCGAGCGATGATTCAAATCGCTGAGGGACAAGATGCGTCAATGGCTGAGGTAGCTCTCAACTGGTGCCGTGCTCATGGAGCTTGTCCGATCCCGGGCATTCGGCAACCGGAACAAGCTCGCCATGCGGTTTCTGCCCTTAACTGGCAGTTAGATAACCAAGAAAGAGCACGACTAGATAGGCTCAGTCAAGATTGCGCGGTGCAAATGCCGGCCAACCCATTTCAAAGCAGTTAA
- a CDS encoding Zn ribbon-like protein, with protein sequence MQSEAAASGNITQNQDKHESVLCSHCRRTSKNGIRCLGMCVADNDY encoded by the coding sequence ATGCAGTCAGAAGCAGCAGCCTCAGGAAATATCACACAGAATCAGGATAAGCATGAGTCAGTACTCTGCTCTCATTGCCGTCGCACATCTAAAAACGGCATCCGTTGCCTTGGCATGTGCGTAGCTGACAATGACTACTGA
- a CDS encoding sugar synthetase, with the protein MICNGHGEDVVALKVLESLHWLVPDLPLQVLPLVGEGRAFTSAARAGWLQVLEPLIHLPSGGFSNQGLSNLLVDLRSGLLSLTWKQWQVTRHNAAVNAAILAVGDLFPLFLAWSSGGNYGFIGTPKSDYTWRSGPGHSLGDVYHRLKGSEWDPWEWTLMQSNRCQMVAVRDQLTARGLRQHHVPAQALGNPVMDGLKTVYLPSLLEDYRRIIVLCGSRMPEAHRNFKHLLKAISKLKSSIPVLALVATSEEPSEQDFHQDLVTLGYACCPSLGDATGATCCYIRRSQLVLIGSGCFMNWASWAEVGIATAGTATEQLVGLGIPALSLPGPGPQFTWAFAQRQSRLLGGAVRPCTGPEQLTKELEHLLADASLRHRMGSIGRYRMGSIGGSERLARQVASSLLLKRP; encoded by the coding sequence GTGATTTGTAACGGTCATGGCGAAGACGTGGTCGCACTTAAGGTCTTGGAATCCCTACATTGGCTGGTGCCAGATCTGCCACTGCAGGTTTTGCCCTTAGTTGGCGAAGGCAGAGCATTTACTAGTGCGGCCCGGGCTGGCTGGCTCCAGGTACTTGAACCACTTATCCATCTTCCGAGCGGTGGCTTCAGCAATCAGGGGCTCAGCAACTTGCTGGTGGATCTGCGTTCCGGTCTGTTGTCGTTAACTTGGAAGCAGTGGCAGGTAACTCGCCACAATGCTGCTGTAAATGCAGCCATCTTGGCTGTAGGAGATTTATTCCCCCTGTTCTTAGCCTGGAGTAGCGGGGGCAACTATGGATTTATTGGTACACCAAAAAGCGACTACACGTGGCGATCAGGTCCAGGTCACTCTCTGGGCGATGTGTACCACAGACTCAAGGGCAGCGAGTGGGATCCTTGGGAGTGGACTTTGATGCAGAGCAACCGCTGTCAAATGGTAGCTGTTCGTGACCAACTAACAGCACGGGGACTAAGACAACATCATGTGCCAGCTCAGGCCCTAGGTAACCCTGTAATGGATGGACTAAAAACTGTCTATTTGCCATCCTTACTCGAAGATTACCGCAGGATTATAGTCTTATGCGGTAGTCGCATGCCGGAGGCGCACAGGAATTTCAAGCACTTACTTAAAGCAATCAGTAAGCTCAAGAGCTCTATACCTGTACTGGCACTAGTTGCGACAAGCGAAGAGCCATCGGAACAAGATTTTCATCAGGATCTAGTAACTTTAGGTTATGCCTGCTGCCCGTCTTTAGGTGACGCCACTGGAGCTACATGCTGCTACATACGCCGTTCCCAACTTGTACTGATCGGATCCGGATGTTTTATGAACTGGGCAAGCTGGGCAGAGGTGGGTATTGCTACAGCTGGCACAGCTACTGAGCAGTTGGTAGGTCTAGGCATACCTGCACTGTCACTACCTGGGCCAGGTCCTCAGTTCACGTGGGCTTTTGCACAGCGACAGAGCCGGCTTCTCGGTGGTGCTGTTCGTCCTTGCACAGGACCAGAGCAGCTAACCAAGGAGCTTGAGCACCTCTTGGCAGATGCTTCACTACGCCATCGTATGGGCTCTATTGGTAGGTATCGCATGGGCTCTATTGGCGGCAGTGAACGCCTCGCACGCCAAGTCGCATCGTCTCTTCTACTGAAGCGTCCCTAA
- a CDS encoding ribonuclease D gives MADFTVNPAHFAVFDADLDAEWTALYGRATALAVDTETMGLIHDRDRLCLVQICDAEDNVACVRIHQGQCSAPRLKSLLENNTIEKVFHFARFDVAAFAAGLDIFVAPIFCTKVASRLGRTYSPRHGLKEVVMDLVGIELDKQAQSSDWGRVGELTEAQLAYASNDVRFLLPVRASLKAMLKREKRWDLAQRCFQCLPIMAELDRSHFSRIFEH, from the coding sequence ATGGCTGACTTTACTGTCAATCCCGCCCATTTTGCCGTATTTGACGCAGACCTCGATGCCGAGTGGACTGCACTTTATGGTCGAGCCACGGCTCTTGCTGTCGATACAGAGACAATGGGACTTATCCACGATCGTGATCGGTTGTGCCTAGTGCAAATCTGCGATGCAGAAGATAATGTTGCTTGCGTTCGCATCCATCAAGGTCAGTGTAGTGCACCTAGACTCAAGTCCTTATTGGAAAATAACACTATCGAGAAGGTATTCCACTTTGCTCGCTTTGATGTTGCTGCTTTTGCAGCTGGACTAGATATCTTCGTGGCCCCAATTTTCTGCACAAAAGTGGCAAGTCGTTTGGGGCGAACCTATAGCCCACGGCATGGTCTCAAAGAAGTCGTAATGGATCTAGTGGGAATTGAGCTTGATAAGCAAGCCCAGAGTAGTGACTGGGGTCGAGTCGGCGAGTTAACTGAGGCACAGCTTGCTTATGCATCGAATGATGTTCGCTTCCTATTGCCTGTACGAGCTAGTCTTAAGGCTATGCTGAAGCGTGAGAAGCGCTGGGATCTTGCCCAGCGATGCTTTCAATGTTTACCCATAATGGCTGAGCTTGACCGTTCCCACTTCAGTCGAATCTTTGAGCACTGA
- a CDS encoding cofactor assembly of complex C subunit B encodes MSFTNPSTLLLTLLLAIGLAFFLRAGSKDRTTVVDVHSPMPALMVLDGLSSWLEERGWQSDGGDAERQILRFRGEVSASPALALLLSTLGGVGAACLGLVLSYLQPALGWWPLLLLLASPLVGWLYRKKAHRIESVELRLIAPDSRYGSTLQLRAHRDELIAIELALGSKLKLSSDGSLLSSPI; translated from the coding sequence ATGTCTTTTACCAACCCTTCTACCCTGCTGCTAACGCTTTTGTTAGCCATAGGTCTCGCTTTTTTCCTGCGGGCTGGTAGCAAAGACCGCACTACTGTCGTCGATGTGCATTCTCCTATGCCAGCTCTCATGGTTCTTGATGGACTCAGCAGTTGGCTTGAAGAACGAGGCTGGCAAAGTGATGGTGGTGATGCTGAGCGCCAAATTCTGCGATTTCGGGGGGAAGTAAGTGCAAGTCCAGCTCTTGCGCTGCTGCTATCCACACTAGGAGGAGTAGGAGCAGCCTGCCTCGGGCTTGTTTTAAGCTATCTTCAGCCTGCTCTGGGCTGGTGGCCCCTGCTTTTGTTGTTGGCTAGCCCGCTTGTTGGATGGCTTTATAGAAAGAAAGCTCACCGAATAGAGTCTGTAGAGCTCCGTCTTATAGCTCCAGATAGCAGATATGGCAGCACTCTACAGCTACGGGCCCACCGTGATGAGCTTATCGCTATTGAATTGGCTCTCGGGTCAAAGCTGAAGCTGAGCAGTGATGGGTCTTTACTCTCTTCACCAATCTAA